From the Hoplias malabaricus isolate fHopMal1 chromosome 6, fHopMal1.hap1, whole genome shotgun sequence genome, the window GTGACTCTGATGGTGAACCTGATAACTGGAAAGAGATGGATTTTTCAGGAGAAAACTGTGGAGCCCTGGGACACGAAAGTGGATATATAGACAAATGGTTTGATGATTCTTGCCAAAACCTGAAAGAATACATCTGTGAAAAGTAAAAAGCTTGTTTTTTCATAAGGAAATATGCGCTTGAGTTTATTGTAACTGATGTAGTTGTAAACAACGTAATAAagcaatttttacttttttacagGTTAATAGTCTCTAGCTATTTTTCAGAATTTCTCGTCTTAAGTTACATGGCCAAATTTGAATGATTATTACTTTCTAAATACttggaataaatgaaaatatttgggtttttatgtaaaaGGACACtgtaaagaagaaaaataagtgGTTTTTGACCCTAATAAAGTTTACATATGCTTCCATTTGACTCCTAAAAGGCAAAAACTTTAGACGcccagagttttttttttcaccgtACATTACTTTAGAGACGTCAACTGGGATCCACAGGTGTGGATTTATTTGTAGAAATTTACCAGAAAAGGTTCTAAGTGttccaaatgtatttattttgatatttattcaaataGAGGATTACATGTGGTGTCCCATATTATTTTTTGGGGGTGGCATCAAAATTAGGTTTTtagtaaaaatgttttgttttgtttcataaatctgtaataaaataaaattaatctgTAACTGCGTACTCCACTGATTCTCCCTCAGATGTTCAAACTAACATTACTGATGGTCCAATACTCCAAGACTTATTAGGTCTGGGTCTATCATGTTTTATGCCTACACTAAACCGGGTTTGTTTGCACTATTGTTTGCATTGCCTTGTACATCCACTATCCTACGTCccaatcaggttattgtctttaGTCAGTCTCCCATTGTCTCgtgtatgtctatcagtgagcaTTTTTGtatcgtatgtcctgcacttgtcttctgtttgttcactttcgtATATTTATGTACTTAgtttagttgaatttagtctattttgtttattttaactgcaacttggagaggagagtaacgtaatttcaatcctttgtatgtcctgtaccAGTGGTGaatgctctaagactgcaagggaagctcagcttcccctaaaatgtaaaaaaataagtgatcaaatatatactgttgtgtgtacatgtcattgaataaatatgtactacaacgcgctcaacatttgttcagaatcagcttcttatcactggtaaagatgtggctttcctctcaatcagtcccgcagcttcacagtgctttaaacagtgaggacgctgagcgtccacagagttcaatagcgaagcagcgaagtgcagcgaaacgagacgagtcattggataaatgctgggctttgtcccgcccatcggacactcagcgtctctgggggtctatggggcagtgggctggcctcggctggcctggacgctcagcttctgcatgatgattggatgatctgtctgaggctgaatccatctttgattgacagcgaaatgagcgaatcagcgatcctttggtgtaaagatccatgggagaacaggcggacacacttcacatgggccaaggccgtttaagcagcctagctctgctggccattgagaggacactagtcaagtccctggaaaagacgccttgttggtacgacagggtcacagatcattttcttgaaaaggaacggagggtagaatttacgtataaataaaccaacacattttatgatgtaggccaaaattaaacttcccctccttgaaagaccagcatccgccactgtccTGTACATATAAAGAATTAACAATACAATAccacttgaacttgaacttgaacttggaATTCATTGAAGTCATGTATGCTTTAGACTCTGCAAAGGCAAGATATGTTAATTTtagttagaattagaatcaggaaataaaatgtaatactaTTAAAATGAAGTTTAAATAAGTACTTATGTATTTAAGCAAGCTTTACTCATCTGAAAATGTTTAATTGCATGTGTCATTAATGTAAAATTACACAATTAGGTGATGTCCATCAAGTCTACGAGTAAGTTCAAAAATAAAGCAACATTAGTCAgtctttttccttttattcaGCTTCTGAACTTCTGAACTTGTGTTTTGAGGCATAGGTGTGAAGTTTGACAAACTGCACTGTGAAGTACTTTCACTTCTCTATTTGAAGAAAAATGAAGGCGGATCATCCACATTAAGAtaaatgaggtcaggtactgatgtttgCTAATTTGTTCCTCGTTCACATCCCAGAAGTGCTGGATGGTGtgctatcactccagagaacacagttccactgctccacagcccagtgcccgGAAAATAATTAAACCATatttaataacaatatttaTGGGAGACTCTCTTCTCCAAGCAAAATAGGTCAACTCTTTCTAGTTTTAAGAATAGTACTTCAGTAACAATACTGTGTACTTGTATAAATAAAAGCAGTAAATtaattgtataaaaatatagCAAATGTGTTCTTCATGAGGTCAATCTGAAAGAAGAAATGCCTTGAGTGGCAAACTTCCTGTCAGACACTTTATAAATAAGACCGCCTGTTTCCTGATGTGTGTTTCTTTGAGGTGGTGGTGTGGTGGAGCCGATTAAATGGAGAACATCTATCAAAATACAAATTTTCAGCTCTCTAAAAATCCCAGAAATGAAGAATGTCCTAGTTCAGCAGGTACAGTCtcatttatttgcttatttgttGGTTTTGGTTTGAAAagtctttttaaagaaaaacaatctCATCCAGTTATAAGATCACAATTATAAGATGCAGATTAATTATGATCACAGGGGGTTTGAACAATCGGGCCTAAAAATGCCCCATGATGGAATATCAATTACttgtttattataatatttttactgcTGTTCAAATTGTTATGAAAGCACCCTTTAGTCATTTCCAGCCAAAAAGACACTGAGGAAATTTGGAGTTGgaataacaaaagaaattaataaacaGAGATACTAAAACTGGAGCTCAAAGTTATTGTAATATTCAGGGACATTGACTAATAACTGCATGATTTGTTGTCACATGAAAAATAACCCGATTAGCAAAACAACACTTAATTGTTTCATTTTTGATAGAGAGTATATAATGAAATTCCACTCTCTCTTCAGATCAGAATATAGCCGTATGTTCCCCTGTCAATCCTTCAGCTGTGAGAACAGTTATAATTcagcactgtgggtctgaaaggatctGGAGCTGGACAGAAAGTGAAAATGGACAAAGAACATTTACAAATTAGAGAAGTTCATTTCCTAAAGGAAAAAACAATGcttgcaaaataaaaaataaaacgtgaaataaaatataaaaaataaaaagattagACATTCAGTAAAAATAGCTAAAATTATAAAACTTATATATCActtatatatacttatatatattgATAGCTAGAGTTGTAGAGGGATAGATAGATCTGTAAATAGAGTTGTATACAGAGTTATATATAGGTTAGTCTGCAGCACAGGGGCACCGCAAAAAATAGTCTTGGCACTCTTCATAATGTACACTGCAAACTTTATGTATAAATCACAAAACTGCCACCTACATATATTCCCTGACGACTCTGTGATCATTGGCCTCATCACAAAGGAGGATGACATCGAGTACAGAAAGCTGATTCAGGACTTTGTGGACTGGTGTCTGCAGAATCACCTCCAGATCAATGTGGGGAAGACAAAGGAACTGATGGTGGATTTCCGCAGGCGTACCCACTCCCCTTCACCAGTGAACATCCAGGGAACAGATGGTGACCTCTTATGGGTGTTCACCTGAACAATAAACCGGACTGGACAGATAACAGTACTGCACTTTACAGAAAAGGACAGAGTAGACTCTCAGAGGGACCACTCTTGGGGACCTTTTTTGATGCTGTAGTAGTTTCTGTTCTGATACTATGCaaaactgctttgtgacaacgttaGTTGTAAAAGCactattaaaatacattttgattgattttgATTGACTGAGTAGTGGCATCAGCCATTTTTTATGGAGTGGTCTGCTGGGGCACTCACAACAGTATCTCCACCACAGACAGGAGAAGACTGGACAAACTTATTCTGAGGACCCACTCTGTCCTGTAAATCCTCTTAGACCCAGTGCAGGTGGTGTGAGAAATGAGGATGTTGACCAAGTTAACATCCATGCTGGAGAATGACTCTCACCACATGCATGAGGCTCTGAAAGCAATGGGTAGTTCCTTCAGTAACTGGCTGCTTCACCCAAGTGTGTGAAGGAAAGTTATCGCGGATCCTTCCTTCCTGCTGCTGTTAGACTTTACAACCAACACTGCTCCCAGTAAACCACTCACATCTATCTACACCGACACTTTACTTACACTAAGAATACGGAATGTAAATGGATTTGGATGATttataatatgaaatatttaatacaatacTGTGATATTTTATACAATAGTAACATGTAATATTTCAATCAACCAATGCTCATGTACAattgttatattattttagttgaaaatagttcattcattcattcattatctgtaacccttatccagttcagggtcacagtgggtccagaacctacctggaatcattgggcacaaggcgggaatacaccctggagggggcgctataacCAAAATTAACACCAATCAGCTAAATTGGCAACAATGTCTCATTCTCTGAAGAAAGTATAGTTAGTACTTTAGCTAGCAGTAGAACTCTTTAGCTAGCAGTAGAAcgtttattataaaatatattcacacatatatataaatcccaaaaatgtaataataaatcaaTTGGTCTGTGATGCAAGATACTTTAAGAAACAACGTATCAACCAAAATTACAACATTATGGGGGAAAAATCAGGGAAAAATGGTTAAACTTACTTTCAGAATCGTAGCGTTGCACAAGAATATGAagtttcttttaaaaaacagatCACAAATGGTGGGGGGGTCCTCTTTTTATTCCCATATATGCATAATGGgaataaatatgcattttttgacttgaattatgaattaatattttttatgtgttttgtaTTACAAAAGTTGTTTAGTGCAGTGCTGTGTGTAGAACAAACTTCCTATGTAgttttttgtgaatttgaaTTGACCATTTGATTTGTCTCAGATGCTGGGAAACACAATGTCCAGTCGATGAGAGACAGGAGACCAACGTGCACTACCGAAATGCTGAAGTGTTCCCTGGCAGCTCTAtctttacttctgttctgtgctTTGGGGGGGCTCTGTGTCTTGGGGGTCCTGTGTGAGTATCCCCTTGTGTAAATTTGTAAACACACTGAAGCTATTTAGTATTTTACAACAAATATAATTAGTAGTAttcaaaattattaattttcatGTGTGAATGGGGCAAATAATTGTATACAACATTCTTAATCCCATGTTTATTCCTCATTGTGAATATTCCTCTGGTGTTTTCTCTTTATTGAACAGATGAAACACTGAGTGAGGATTATTCAAGAGCTCTAGAGAGACTCTCAGTGCAGCAGAACAACACCAACGGTACGGCTGAAAGATTTTCGCTCTTGTGTGGTTTTGACGTCTTTTTATAGCTCTGGGTGTGGgggtaaaatatgtaaatttgtACACATTAGAAATTGTCACAtgttttacagtaaatataatATTCAGTGTACAACAAAATGAGTACTTTTCACTGTAACTATACAGAGATTTAAATGCATATTTAACAGAGAAGGAAGCCACACcgctgtgttttgttgttttttcaccCTTGGTACCACCAAAACCCTGCCATGTGAAAACTTTGGCCCTCTCCACATTTGTTTTAACCTCCCAATGAGACCAAccccaaacattttttaaacaagatGGTAGATTCCAGTACTGAACATTCAGCACCACATAATTCATTTTCctctgcaacccatggatactgcatttattttatatccatgggttgcaggtgATGTCACGGTACAGAGTAGCCACCATATTGGGGACCTACGTATTACTTAAAtaaaactcaaataaaaactgtgatatttaaatggttttattgtttctgtcaacacttgTAGTCATTAATTTgatgaaaaaatatatgaatcCCTGAGCCGTTTATCCACAGATGGTTTGTCAACACATCCGTGTTCATCTGTCAATCAATAGAAGAGTCTGGGCCATGGCCAATGCTccttacatagtgcacatcacagataataaaactaatacagacagtaattagacacACATTTGACATGAAAACTTGAACCTTATAActcaataaatattttcaacatACAACCCACTGCATGAGTGcagaaattgttattttattgttgcCCGTTTGGCTTTTGCTGGAAATGTTCATCAGCTATCggcccaaggagcatttaaagcctttcaaaacacctcgaagtaaagttacgagctgccgttgggaatccgataaaaataaatgtgaaagctgctgtaacttaagaaaatttacaagcagctttttgtgctggatttgaatgagctctgcattttgtgatgattgacatggctctggccaatcagtgctctgcagggtttacacctcaccatttagtacccTTTCGGCTCGGTTGAAACCGgaagtgagctgggactgaaaacctacacagatccaggaccagatttggtcagtggaaaagcaaaagagccgaggCGAGTCGAGTCAAGTTGTCTAGGCTCCATGCAGTGGGATAGGGCCATTAATATTCTCCATATTGAAAATGTCAGTCTGGTGTTgattctcactctttctgttcTTTATTTCAGTGGAGGAACATGTGAATTGTTGAGTTGTCCTGAATGTTTGGTAGTGGACTCCACCATCTTGCTCAGAGAAAGCTTTCTGGACAGTGTTTATCTCACTGGGGAGGGGAAAACTAATTAGGGGAGGGTCCAAGTTTCTTGAGGGTGGAATCTGTTCACCCGTAAGTGAGAACAAGGTCTTGAGAACAGCAAAACAGAGCAAAGTGTGGCTTTAGACGCtgtaacacatttacacactgaaATGAGTCTTTTGATgctatataaatgtgtaaagtCTAGGATACTGTGACAAACTTTTACATTAAAAAGATATTATTGAATTATAGAAATAAGAAGTAAACTAAATGAATTATAAAGAATTATAAGTAAATTAAAGataaatatttatatcaaaACATGGAATTAGAACCATTACAAATTGTACAATTTTCAGATTATAAATCaactacagggacctggaggttgtaggttcgagtcccgctccgggtgactgtctgtgaggagtgtggtgtgttctccctgtgtctgtgtgggtttcctccgggtgactgtctgtgaggggtgtggtgtgatctctctgtgtctgcgtgggtttcctccaggtgactgtctgtgaggggtgtggtgttttctccctgtgtctgcgtgggtttcctccaggtgactgtctgtgaggagtgtggtgttttctccctgtgtctgcgtgggtttcctccgggtgactgtctgtgaggagtgtggtgtgttctccctgtgtctgcgtgggtttcctcgggtgactgtctgtgaggagtgtggtgtgatctctctgtgtccacgtgggtttcctctgggtgactgtctgtgaggggtgtggtgttttctccctgtgtctgcgtgggtttcctccgggtgactgtctgtgaggagtgtggtgtgttctccctgtgtctgcgtgggtttcctccgggtgactgtctgtgaggagtgtggtgtgatctctctgtgtccacgtgggtttcctctgggtgactgtctgtgaggagtgtggtgtgttctccctgtgtctgtgtgggtttcctccgggtgactgtctgtgaggagtgtggtgtgttctccctgtgtctgtgtgggtttcctccgggtgactgtctgtgaggagtgtggtgtgttctccctgtgtctgcgtgggtttcctccgggcaactgtctgtgaggggtgtggtgttttctccctgtgtctccgtgggtttcctccgggtgactgtctgtgaggagtgtggtgttttctccctgtgtctgcgtgggtttcctccgggtgactgtctgtgaagagtgtggtgtgttctccctgtgtctgagtgcgtttcctccgggtgctccggtttccttccacagtccaaaaacacatgttggtaggtggattggcgactcaaaagtgtccgtaggtgtgagtgtgtgtgttgccctgtcaaggactggcgccccctccagggtgtattcctgccttgcgcctaatgattacaggtaggctctggaccgacctcgaccctgaactggataagggttgcagacaattaatgaatgaaatcaaCAGCTTAGGAAACAAGTTATTATTTCAAAACAACAcgtcaaaatgaaaaaaataggTCCAGAAACAGTAAATACCCATTGCAGCTGTATCTCTAGGAAAAAGAAACACTGAAGGTTTACCTGTatcctgtgtttttatttttgttgaatcaCAGGCTTGTTAGAGAATGAAAGCTGACCAAAAATGCGACTTCTTTTTTCATTAGAAACAGAAAGGAAGTATGAAGAGCTAAAGGCTGATCACAGCAGGGTGGAGGGACTTCTTTCTCAGTGCAATGGTAAgatgcacaaacacacttccACTTTGAATAATTCAAACAAATTTAGTTGAAATTGTGTATTGTGGCAGCACTGTGCTCCCTGGTCTGTGGGACAATTTGGGGGTTAAAAGAGACAATCATGTGTCTGTTGTTTATATTCGtttatgtgtgctgtgttgtgtgtgtgtgtgtgtgtgtgtgtgtgtgtgtgtttatgcattcTATTGATGTTAGTGAACCATTGGGTGTTTGGGGAAGCAGTGGTCTACTGGGTGTTTCCTCTTGACTTTGTAAAGCTTCTCTGGAGCttgtattttcttaaaaagCAGAGTTTAAAACATGGCATGTGTCTCACCTCCTATGGCACAGTATTTcaagagcaatctgtaatacagACAGCAAGCATTTAAAATGGGTACTACagtctgaatttaaaaaaatggagaGAAAAACAATGTACCATAAACAATCAATTCACACAGAAAAGCGtgcatcatttcactaaaacctgTGCTagtgaaaggcaaaaaaaaaaaaaaaaggcaaaggtAAACAGCTTCCAGTGTTTACCAGCTTCATAATTGACtttccatttccaccttaaatgtttcacTAGAAGAGGCTGAGGTTATCTTCCTTATCAGTGTTTCCCTTCCTTATCAAATatcattttaggaggcagatgtGTAAAAGGCTGGGGCTGGAGCTTGCTATACCACGCagccactagagggagacataTTAAGACTATTCCTTAATTTGAGGCAATCAGCTTCACCTGGGCCACTCCTATTTGAGGGAAACGAACCCTCACAACAATACccagtcttgggtttctctttcaGAGTGCTACTGAGGCCTGGCTGGTAATCTGGTAAAGCCCCTTGAGGTTTCTCTTGGGTCTCCCTTCTCTCTGCCTTTAGGTTCTCCCCCAGACTTTTCCTTCTGAGTTTGCCTCTAAGTGTTTCTCTCACTTCcctttttactttttcttttcttgaaattaaaaaaataaataaatacatagaataaagggcagcacagtggtgcagcaggtagtctctctgtcacacagctccgggtgactgtcagtgaggagtgtggtgtgttctccctgtgtctgctttggtttcctccgggtgactgtctgtgaggagtgtggtgtgttctctctgtgtctgcgtgggtttcctccgggtgactgtctgtgaggagtgtggtgtgttctccctgtgtctgtgtggctccggtttcctcccacagtccaaaaacacacgttggtaggtggactggcgactcaaaagtgtccgtaggtgtgagtgtgtgtcaccctgcgaaggacaggtgccccctccagggtgtgtcctgcgttgcgcccagtgattcagggtagcctctggacccaccgtgtctggataaacggttacagacaatgaatgaacaataaataaataaattcctttttatttttctcttcctGTTCTGTTTTGCCAGTGACTATCTTTTTGACTCCTTTTCCCACCATTTTGTTTGGGAAGCTCTTTTTAGCCTTTTTTGTTTAGCTCAATTATTTTGATTAACTGCAGTACATtgctttaaaaaacataatCTGACaccttttatatttaaattatttctttGATGGTTAATATTTGTTGTTAAAATCATTTCACCAGAAAAGTGTCAGGAATGTCCACTACTTGAAGAAAAATGGATGTCATTTGGGGTAAAGTCTTACTACTTCTCCACTAAGCTACTGGACTGGGAGATGAGTCGGGATGATTGCACTAAGAAAGGAGGACATCTGGTTATAATCACCAGCAATGAGGAGCAGGTGAGTCTGTgtcctgacttttttttttttttttttaatattttaatacaagTATCTTGCACATGTTAGTAGAAGCCTGTTTAtagaacattaaaatataaatcactGCACCCAGAGCAGGTCAGAGGACTCCAGCACAGTGGAGTGTAGTAAAAACCTGAAATGATGCCTCTCTGTGCTTCTTTACACCTTAGGATTTTCTGTCTTCAAAGTCTGGAGACTTACGCTGGATTGGGCTGAATGATTTGGAGACGGAGGGACAGTGGATGTGGGTGAACAACCAGTCCCTCGCTGAGACCGGAGTATCGTAAGAACTGTGTTGTCACACACCTCTCATATCGTTTCCATAAAGCATACGGATTAGTATTTCACATCCCAGTAAATGAATATCTGCAGACTGGGgtgctgtgtgtttacctgttttACAGTGATGACAAATGtctcaataaaaattaaacccTTAGCACAATTACCAGAGATATCAGTGCTATTTGTCCAAATTTTGTAGACAATCCTCATTCCGAGTGGTTTCAGCAGTGTAAGCTATTGGAAAATGATGCTGCTAGattattccaggtggttgctggGGTATTGCTAAGTGGCTGTTATATtgcagattgctcctttaaatatttgaatgtaaatagttttgtacttttactcaagtggtGATCCAAAATGAGGACCTCTATATTTTACCTTAAGTATTTGTATATTACCTCaggtacatggtttgtgtacttcgTCCACCACTCGTTATAAACACACAATTCCAGTGTCTGTGATGGCACCGTTATTCCTGGATGATATACTGGGTTTGGAGCAACGTGCTGTCCCAAATTGTTGCTGGTATCAAATTCTAAATGGACAAATGACAAACTTTCTCAATTTGATTTAAAATAGTCTTTGTACTGTATTAAATGAAATATGGGGTTTAGATAATTGccacatttacattttgcatgGTGCCCCATTGTTATTCAAAATGGGGTTGTGGGATTGATAGTGAaagtatggagagagattagtttcactgttcacaaatgaatacattccagtctgtgtctcacagtctgcaatttgtacaagcactcgttcgcctgctggccactcTTCTGGATGATGCTGCGGTTGTGTATCGAATGAAATGCAaaagaaagtctcaaaatccataAACCcaagagaggaaatgaacaaatacacgCCACGAAAAAGACgagagtgacttgatccacaaacgta encodes:
- the LOC136699874 gene encoding CD209 antigen-like protein C, with translation MENIYQNTNFQLSKNPRNEECPSSADAGKHNVQSMRDRRPTCTTEMLKCSLAALSLLLFCALGGLCVLGVLYETLSEDYSRALERLSVQQNNTNETERKYEELKADHSRVEGLLSQCNEKCQECPLLEEKWMSFGVKSYYFSTKLLDWEMSRDDCTKKGGHLVIITSNEEQDFLSSKSGDLRWIGLNDLETEGQWMWVNNQSLAETGVSFWHKRPNSLDEPDNWKVEDSSGENCAVLGSEYSSWNDVSCRKKKKYICEK